A window of the Ostrea edulis chromosome 1, xbOstEdul1.1, whole genome shotgun sequence genome harbors these coding sequences:
- the LOC125656864 gene encoding uncharacterized protein LOC125656864 produces MGVTVDFQNDGCALLTMRNGQNRWNLTTLKQFNDALDEVEKNESARILVTTGEGRFYSNGIDVDWLMTQSRDTNAKYFTVLLDTMWRVMHFPLPTVAAINGHCFAGGAFLAICHDYRVMRSDRGWISWNETLISLRIQGSLYEILERKLNREALRESVIFAKRITGPEAVKLRIVDKIESETNLISGSKQIGFEALGKNVIKRDDLHMMKKDMIPRTIDVSKL; encoded by the exons ATGGGGGTTACAGTAGATTTTCAGAATGACGGATGCGCTTTACTGACGATGAGAAATGGACAAAATCGATGGAATTTGACGACATTGAAACAATTCAACGATGCCCTGGACGAAGTTGAGAA GAACGAGTCTGCTCGTATTTTGGTGACCACGGGGGAAGGTAGATTTTACAGTAATGGAATTGATGTGGACTGGCTGATGACACAATCGAGAGACACCAATGCAAAGTACTTCACTGTCCTGTTGGACACCATGTGGCGAGTCATGCACTTTCCGCTTCCTACAGTGGCCGCCATTAACG GGCACTGTTTTGCTGGCGGAGCTTTCCTTGCAATCTGTCATGATTACCGAGTGATGCGGTCTGATCGCGGATGGATATCTTGGAATGAAACTTTGATTAGCCTTCGTATTCAAGGGTCACTATATGAGATTTTAGA ACGTAAATTAAATAGAGAGGCCTTACGAGAATCTGTCATTTTTGCGAAAAGAATAACAGGCCCGGAAGCTGTAAAGCTGAGGATCGTAGATAAGATCGAATCGGAGACGAACTTGATATCCGGAAGTAAACAGATAGGATTTGAAGCTCTGGGGAAAAATGTGATCAAAAGAGATGATTTACATATGATGAAAAAGGACATGATACCACGGACCATTGATGTATCCAAACTCTGA